The sequence TCCCCTCAAGGTGGACAACAGTCACATCAGCCCAGGGGGCTAAGGatccctggcccagccccaggaacACCCCTGGAGTGGCTGTGGAGGGGGGTGGAGGGCTGGTGGTCCAGAGGTGGAGACCCCAGGCTCCACATCACATGATTTCACAGCAGGAATTCTGCTTTCGGGCctaagaagagaagaaaaaccatCTGTAAAGCTCCCCaagggtttgggggtcccaaGGCCACCTACCTGAGGTCTCacacagcccctctcctgccagAGTAGGCCACCACAGCACCAAGGTTGATGACCCAGAGGCTCCTTTCCTTTTGGCCAGAGCTGGTGCCAGGAGTTGGGATGGGCATCACCCCCCACCCAGGGCAGGTGCAGGATACCCCCAGCGAGGTGCTggggggctctgcagctggaattggGGTAGCCAGGCTCTCCAGACCCAAAGCCTGTGGCAACAGGGGTGATCCCTGCCTGGtacccagagctgtgtccctgggTCCATCCATCCCCCAAGGATGACACCCcacccattcccagctccctcagaaGGGGTGACTCTCCACACCCACCGTTTTGTAGAAGGCTTTGGATTGTGCCCCCAGCACCTCTGATTTGGAGACCAGGTCATCCAGCTTCTCCCCACGCTCCAGCAGTGATTCCATAGTGTTGTGCTGCCAGGGAAACATGGGCTGAGCCCCTGCACCGTCCCCACACCACTCTCACCCCACCATTCCTCATCCCACCAAGGGAGATGGGAACTGGGcttgggcaggagcagcaaagtTCCCACGGGGTCACAGACAGAGGAGACTGGCATTTGGAGGGGaggacagagctctgctgcttgtgTCCAGCCAGCTGGGAAAAGCCCAAGCAGAAAAAAcggagaaagggaaaaagaggaagagaaaaggaagctccCACACCAGGGAGGTGTCTGGGGTGACTACCCTGCCCCACAACATGcccccagggaccccagtggcttgtgcaggcaggagcaaccctgcagcctcaccagAATGATTTTGGTCTcgtccagctctgcctgcactcGGGTCATTGGGTCAGCATCCCGGGGGTTCTGGGgagaaacacagcactgcatcaccacagggacaccagggtgccccagggcacccagCATGTGCCAGTGCTGCCCATCTCCCCTGCCATTTTCAGGGCTGCAGGCAACACAGGAACCCTCTGTCTGGTGCCCTGCAGGGTCCTGGAGGTCTGTACCTGGTATTTGCTGAGATATCCATCCAAGGCAGAGTAGCTGATGGTGGCAGGTGACCCTGAGGGCCAGTCCATCTTACTGACCTGCCTGGAGAACTCATCCAGCACCTGCCAGGTGAGGAAGCAGCAGTTACCCTCCCAGAGCCACTGCTGTGGGGCCACAGTGCCTGAAAGGGTTTTGCTCATCAAAACAGAAGAtctggagatttttgggaaggGCCCTTACAGCTCATccacacccctgccctgggcagggacaccttccacagggctgctccaagccctgcccaaactggccttggacacctgaagggcagccacagcttctttgggaaACCTGTGTGAGTCCCCATCACCCTACAGGGAATGACTTCTTCCCAAGATCTCATCTCACCCtcccctctggcagtgggaagccattcccccttgtcctgtcactccaggcccttgtcccaagaccctctccagctctcttagAGCCGCTTTATATACTGGAAGGGGGTCTGGGgtttccctggagccttctcttctctaggctgGACAACCCAGgtctcccagcctgtctcccTGGCAGTGGCTGGAAAACTGCCAGGGAAGAaggacctggaggtgctggtggcagtgacTGGACATGAGCCCAGGTATGCCTAGGCGGCCCCTGGGCTGTACCAGCCAGAGTGTGGCCACAAGTCCAGGGCAGTGCCAtcctctgtgctggcactgctgaggccccTTGAGTGCTGAAAATTCCATAATGGAAAAGGTTatccaggctgcccagggtggtggtggaatccctggaagcattcaaaAAAACACGTGAACATGGTACTAGGGGACATGGTTTAGAGGGGGCCTTGACCATGttgggggaatggttggactctatgatcttggagggcttttccaaccaaaacaattccacaattccatgagAGGTGCTCCTGCCCTCTGACCACCTTGGTtaccctcctcctcctcctctacCCCTTTTGAATGAGCTGAGGGCAGAGACATAGACAATCTCAGCATACAAGGACCAGAGCAATGCCCAAGCCAAGGTGGCCAGCCCTGACTGCTCAAAAAGCCCTGAGTGTGCCTTCtagagcagctcccagcacacaccctCACCTTGTCCAGCAGGGTGAAACACACCCGCTGAGGATATTCATTGTCTGCAATCACCACTCCGGCCAGCCCATCGCCCCGGACATACACATGGCACAGGTActctgggaaggaaggaaggaaggaaggaaattccTGTCAGGGAGGCAGCAAAGGTCTCGAgccttccccagcacacaccACCCTCCAGCCACCCCTCagttctcctcctcccccaaaCCACCCTGCAAGGTGTCATCAGCACCTGCATTCTTCAGTACTTCATTAGTAAAGTAGGAAGGCCTTAAAATTTGGGGCTCAGCCTCAAATTGTGCTGTGGCAGGGGCCCACAGTCATACCACACAGTGTGGGACATGAAAATGACATCCTACGGTAGCCAGGAAGAGCCTAGCCTGCTTTTAACTGGTTTTAATTAATAACAAGGCTGGGGTGTTATTAAAGAGGCTCCAGCAGCCAATCCAGGCTGTGTCCCACATGTCCTGGGGCTCGGGAGGAACTTGAAGCAGGACAGAGAGGCTGAAATGAGGTGAGAATTTGGGATATGGAGCCGGGATTTGCATGGCAAAGCTGGAACAGACCCTCAGCAGTGGGATGGTCTGGAAATTGGGGGGGCTGCAAGCCAACAGCTCCAGGGGTGCCAAGGGAGAGAGCagacactggagcagctccctgcagaagctctgccaccccagccaggctcagggccagcccagcagcGCTGCCCAGCCTTTGGGGAAGCTCTCACCTTGCTCCTTGACCGAggccctgctgcccagcgcCGAGCGCTCCGTGATCAGCTGGCTCGTGAACGTCATGAACTCCTGCACACTGCGGGGACACAGCGCCAGGCTGGGCACGGCTGGGACACCAGCCGCCCCACGGCTCCCCAGGGCAACAAGCCCATGTCtgggcagtggggctgcagctgagTGCTGGGCTTTCCTTGGGGAGGAGGCTGCACCCTGAACCTCTGAGAAGTGGCAACCCTCAAACTGACACCTCCAGCCACCACCCAGAGCCAGGGGAGCATCCAGAGCCCTCAAGCTGTGAGTACAGGGGCAGAACTGCCCTTCCCATGCTGGGGATGAGCCCGGACAGGGACaccctccccatcccagggggATGTTTGAACCCCCAGGCACTCAGCCACCACTCTGAGTCAAAGTTAAAGAATATCCTTTAGCCAGACTTGCTCTAAGTTTGGAAAACATTCCCGAGCCCAGGCTCAGGCTTGTCCAACAGGCTCCTCACTGATCCCTCGTCAAcccacagcaaagcaaaaaatggCCAAAAATAATGAGCAGGAGTAAAATAAACCTGTTTCCAAAACACCACATCCTGGGCACGCTGGGATTAGCCAATGTGAGGCAACACCTTCCCCAGTTCTGCTGGAAAATCCCGGGAAGGAATATTTATCAGGGATCAGGTTACAGAGTTTGCCAAACAACAAGAgtgggacagctcctgcccaggaTGTGACACAGTGCCAAGGAAATGTCACTGCACATAGACACTGGCACGGCAAAGACCAAGGTTTTCTGATGGCCTCCCACGGCTGGAAGCAATCCCAGGGCAGAAATTGCCTCTCAAGTTTACATCCCTTGGAGGGGTCTGCATTTCTCCCAGCCTGGTCACCAGTTCCAGGAGACTCTGGACTATTGGGATTACAGGCACTGCAGAGTCCAGCCCAAGGATTCCTGAACATTCTGAACATCCCCACTCgggcagagagggagcagggatgccTTCCTCCAAGTAGAGGGATCTGATGTcagccacagccccaccatGACCCCATGGTTTCGTACATATGATGCAAAAAACattcaagatcattgagtccagccgTGTGCCAGTTAGGTCCCAGTGTGCATCTTCTTCAATGACAGCTCCTCCACTGGGAatactgcttttatttcccagtATTCCAGAAGGAGCTGCCCACTCTATActtccctctgccttcctggCCCTGCCAAATTCCTTGGGAGATGCTCAGCAGACATGAggcagtggcacagcccagccctgtgctcctgcccagcaggttccacagctcccaggagccACAGCCCTGGTTATCCCAACTCCAACCCTTCAACCCACCTCTCTGGGAACTCCAAACTTCAACTAAACACACCTTAAACACCACACCTGGGCCAAGCTGTCGCAGGCCCTCTGAGCATCACCTGTGAATAAGCCTGGGAGAAGCACCAAATCCTGGGAACAGCTGCAAGGCTGACATGCCCACACCACCCCCCGCTCCAAACTTCACTGCTCTTCCCGAAATCCCAGACTCTCCTTTAAGCAGAGACACAGCCTGCTGTGGTGGAAGCCCTCAGCACAACCACACAGGGAATTTTCCTCAGGATTTGGGAACACAAGAGCTGCAGCTACAGAGTGTTTTGGGCCTGGAGCTGACGTCACCCGCTGGCACTGCTCCACGTCCCACTCGCACGTTTGGATAAGAAAGAGCTTTTTAAGACAGTCTTGCTTCACTCTTTCCCCTTCACCCCTGGAATTACAGAACCAAATGTGCCTGAGGCTCCATAAAGCCTTGGCATGGAAAATTTGGGTCCCAGAGGAATTTCACAACTCCTTTATCATTTAAAGCAGGCACTGGGAACAACCTATATCCACAGCACGttcctgctttgttttacaGCTTCAGGAGATTCTCAGGAGCTACCAGCGGGACAGAAAACCTACCAAAAGCTTCGGCTTACCCTCCCCAAGGTCCTGCCTGAGCCACACGCCAGCCTAGGGCACAGAGAAGCAAGTTCCCCCCCGAGGTTCCAGCTGCCTGGCACCCACCTGGCTCTCTGAAAGAAGTTGAAGGTGGACACATCATAGGCAGCTTTGAGCAAATGCACTTTGGGGTCACCTTTGTAAAGGACACTTAGGCTGTAGAGCCTCATCGTGGCGGCTCCGTGGGCCTGGGGAAAAGCAAGGGTTGGGACTGAGGCCATACAGGGGCTAGAACACCCTCGgacccctgtgccagccctgcacaacAGCGCAGTACAGCCCAGTGCaacccagtacagcccagtgcaacccagtacagcccagtacagcccagccctgggccccCCAGTCAGCCCAGCTGGCCCAGCCCCACCTTCCCCTGTacagcccagagcccccagtACAGCTCCCAGTACAGCCCCCAGTACAgctcccagtacagccccagTACAGCCCCCGCACAGCCCCAGTACAGCCCCAGTACAATCCCCAGTACAGCCCCCAGTACAGCCCCAGTACAATCCCCAGTACAGCCCCCAGTACAGCTCCCAGTACAGCCCCCAGTACAGCCCCAGTACAATCCCCAGTACAGCCCCAGTACAATCCCCAGTACAGCCCCCAGTACAGCTCCCAGTACAGCCCCCAGTACAGCTCCCAGTACAGCCCCCAGTACAGCCCCAGTACAATCCCCAGTACAGCCCCCAGTATAGCCCCAGTACAATCCTCAGTACAGCCCCAGTACAATCCCCAGTACAGCTCCCAGTACAGCCCTCGCACAGCCCCAGTACAGCCCCCAGTACGGCCCCAGTACGGCCCCAGTACGGCCCCAGTACAGCCCCCAGCCCGCCCCGGTACCGACGCTGCGGTCGCGGCTCAGCGCAGGCGGCAGCCGAGGGGCGATGGCGCGACCCGGAAGTGGAACATGGCGACCGGAAGTGCCGGCACTGCCACGGGACTCTTCCCGCACTGCGCACGCGCCAGGTTTGTCCCTCCCCCTTGGCCTCCTGACCAATCACCGCCCGCCCCCCTTCGCCTCTCTGCGGCGTCAGGCGGGCACCAATCAGCGCCGCCCTGGCGTCATGGCGGTGTTCGTTCCTCATGgcggccggcagggggcgctgttCCCGACAGGCAGGGCTGCGCGGGCAGGCGGTTCGGCTCTCCCTGTGGGGCGGGGACCCTGCGTGGGGCAGGACTCCCTGTGTGGGACGGGGGTCCCTCTGTGTGGGGCAAGACTCCCTGTGTGGGACGGGGATCCCCCTGTGTGGGGCAGGACTCCCTGTGTGGGGCGGGGATCCCTCTGTGTGGGGCAAGACTCCCTGTGTGGGGCAGGACTCCCTGTGTGAGACGGGGATCCCTCTGCGTGGGGCAGGACTCCCTGTGGGACGGGGATCCCTCTGTTTGGGGCAGGACTCCCCTGTGTGGGGCAGGACTCCCTGTGTGGGACGGGGGTCCCTCTGTGGGGTGACTCCCCTGTGCGAGAGCCTCTCCCTATTGGTGTGGTGATTCTCTCTGAGAAGGATCCCCCCGAGGGGAGCAGCCTTCCCTGGATGCTGGGGGACGACTGTGGAATGGGGACCCGTCCGTGGGGCGGTTCTGCCTCGTGCTGGAGATACACTGACGAGGGCTGGGTTTCGGACCGCTCCGAGGTGTGAGGGCCCGCGTGGGTGGGCACCAGCGCCGGGGCAGGGCTCCAGAGCCCTGCTTGCCCCCGGTACCCCTGCGCAGGGCCGGTGGGCACGGTGGGGTGACCCGAATCCCCGAGGGGGgacccctgctctgccctccccagggcCCCCCAGGGGGCTGCACCCCTGACACCCGTCGGGGCTTCCCGGAGACCCTCCTCGGCTCTGTGCCTGAGGAGATGCTGCCGCAGACCAAcaccaggaggttttggggagcaCCCATGACCAAGAGTGTTCCTCATCCCATCTGGACCTCCATAATCCCGTTTCCACAACACCGGGGGGATAACgtggctccatccctgtcctcaAACCCACAGCTATCCCCGATCTGCTGCGGCGCCGGGTGTCAGTGCCAGCACCACTGGATCCTTTCCCATCCCGGGGCTCGGAGGCTTCCCCGCCGCCCTCGCCCCTCCGCGGGTGTCTGTAGGCCGCGCTGTGTCCGCGGTCTCCATGGGAGCATGCCGGTTGCCAAGCCGGCCGGTGGAGTGCTTGCCACCACCATCGAGCCGTTGGTATGACAACGGGGACACGGGTGACCCGGGGCGTGGTGCTTCGCGTGACGGGGCCAGCGGCCCCTGCGGGGAGGGTCCTGGCCAAGCCTCGCCAACGCACCCGGGGGTCGCGGCGGGGTGCCGGAGCCCGCTGCGCTGCGCTGGGACCCCCGCGCCAGCACCACCCGGGGATTTACTGACGCGTTGAGGAAGCGAGCAGGAGAGCGTGAGCGGAGCCCCTCCGGAGCGAAGGATGTG is a genomic window of Oenanthe melanoleuca isolate GR-GAL-2019-014 chromosome 22, OMel1.0, whole genome shotgun sequence containing:
- the YKT6 gene encoding synaptobrevin homolog YKT6, whose amino-acid sequence is MRLYSLSVLYKGDPKVHLLKAAYDVSTFNFFQRASVQEFMTFTSQLITERSALGSRASVKEQEYLCHVYVRGDGLAGVVIADNEYPQRVCFTLLDKVLDEFSRQVSKMDWPSGSPATISYSALDGYLSKYQNPRDADPMTRVQAELDETKIILHNTMESLLERGEKLDDLVSKSEVLGAQSKAFYKTARKQNSCCEIM